TTGACAGAGAATGGCtgaacttgtgttttttctgctatgaaacaaaacaacaaaaaacatcttaatAGTCTTCACTTAGCAGAAAATATTCTCATCCAGCAAAACCATGTTaacattttcattgttctgtCATCCTCACCTTCTCTGAaagacattttcttctttctgaagTAAAACCAATAAACTAATCCAGCagacattaataaaaaaagtaaaacacaggGGATGGTGACAGGTACTGCAacatttgaacttttttctccacatttagCATCAGTAGAAGAAGTTCCTGGTTTTATCAGCTTAAGGTTTATGGATTCACATCTGTAAAGACAGAAGGacattttacaggaaaatgtTCAGATACAACAGATTCTCTGCTGTTGTTAGAAGTCAGGAGTCTCCATGTGTGATTTAAAGCTTCACTTACTGAGTATGTGACTGACAAGATGTAAATGTTCCATCTGAAAATGTTCCATTGCTGCAGTCAGAGCACACAGTGTCTGTGAAGGCTgttcctgcacaaacacaaatcataGATCTGTAGAAACCACTTCAGAATCACATTATGAAGGACTCAAAGTGTTACATGATGAATGATGAGCAGACAGAACAACAATCCAACAGatttaatcagttaatcattctgctgaggagaagatcagactggaatcagcagaagaaaatattaaaggacAAATCAGCAAACATTCATTAATAAAGTCTAATTTTAGCTGCAAGAACCACAAAGAATCTTTGgtaaaactgtgttttgtgGTGAATGTGAAGACATGGTTGAGGCTGgttcaacacaaaaagagaaagaaaagatcaAATGTGTAGATGATGTAGTTTTACCAGCTGTTGGTCAGATCAGATCATTATTTTATCTTCCCTTTTGTCTAATTCTGGTGCTTCTTTACTCAAATCACAACTAAATGAAACTATAATAAGGTCAGACTCCCTGAATTTATGCTGTTCTCATTTAAAACTTTACCAGAAATACCAACCTGTTTGGTTGATGGATTGTCCTGGATGACagattgtgtgtttctgtgctgctaCACAGTTGTTCCCTCTTGGATCAATACAGTAGAATCCCTCCAGTGGTTCACAAACTGTATTTGATGTTGTTGTACATGATGTCTTTACCTTCAGACCCAAACCTGTCGGGAAAGATCGAAGATGCACAGAGAACTTGAGAAAATAGATCATTTGGATTTGATTTCAAGTAACTTTACATATCAACAAGtagacatttgatttttgggaGTTTGGTCT
The window above is part of the Acanthochromis polyacanthus isolate Apoly-LR-REF ecotype Palm Island chromosome 6, KAUST_Apoly_ChrSc, whole genome shotgun sequence genome. Proteins encoded here:
- the LOC110946221 gene encoding tumor necrosis factor receptor superfamily member 14-like, translated to MFCLIDDVFLQLQLNKSQFSVRWCLQIKKNYNFPPEKMIWRRKLLTPATFLIIMMKVFTGHTLTCHPAAYQIGNECCPMCPAGSRVKTDCTEFRMTSCLPCLKGTFVDKPTGQKKCFDCTNCDEGLGLKVKTSCTTTSNTVCEPLEGFYCIDPRGNNCVAAQKHTICHPGQSINQTGTAFTDTVCSDCSNGTFSDGTFTSCQSHTQCESINLKLIKPGTSSTDAKCGEKSSNVAVPVTIPCVLLFLLMSAGLVYWFYFRKKKMSFREAEKTQVQPFSVNLR